Proteins encoded in a region of the Planctomycetaceae bacterium genome:
- a CDS encoding DUF1553 domain-containing protein, with the protein MPPVNCKPVQIHPLPFRRLSSTLISRRAGRACGVTPSASSFRFGGWAVAFWVAMVVRLMPAVAQDVPVVQFEEQIRPLLIQYCADCHGPDDQQSGLRLDARHSAFRGGSSGAVILPGKSDQSELIRRITTSDSDMQMPPDGERLSPKQINLLKSWIDTGANWPETEYDREAAIDKRLSHWAFQPIVPGEPPASDDPRFTAVDRFLVSRLNEARLEYSPRADRRTLIRRASIVLTGLLPAPEQVEEFCNDRSVDAWPRLIERLLASPRYGERWAQHWLDIVRYADTHGFEVNTPRENAWPYRDYVIQSFNADLPYDQFVREQIAGDVYGADAATGFLVASAVLLPGQIGADEESKRAARQDALDEMIVGTGGTFLGLTIGCARCHDHKFDPISAKDYYSMQAFFAGVDYGDRPIRDAETEHRRQQANDLAVKIKELQDRLLQYEPFALNVRTLVIDEQDPQFTTILQPANGPGTNPGGVQRGYRDDGGSKELVGNISGGQYTWWNNQPGKDGQPGADIMTYNPGAAGVFDLWISWGAHGSGVHTRDARYILDLDGDLQTLDDQREVARIDQYYLAGISEGDSEKKPLWSGLYPVGRLELQPRSRLILRSGQTGSGITADVIVLQEVSPDMAGSLQTAQPILRPPLNFAANSERFAPVEARFVRFSIQNTHNNDQYEPCLDELEVFASTDSPDLPGQNIALAALGTEPTSSGNLSETGRHQLRHINDGLYGNEHSWISNERGRGWVQLEFPRPYLIDRVSWGRDRTGKFRDRLPVRYSIDVSLDGQEWNTVATNSDRAVMDAPFDLVQAMLRSKWLTSSDATATADGSVTDLNALSEELRQLSEQKSSLETPRMVYAGVFHEPEKTFLLRRGDAEQRLEETTPAIPAVFVSHPDAKATGIDVLIDRQTHSSHSLAKPQVEEFTADQQRRFALANWIGSGRNVLTARVMVNRIWQYHFGQGIVGTPSDFGLNGERPTHPELLDWLASEFIRSGWSVKHMHRLLLMSTAWQQSSHIEPEAAAIDRGNRLLWRFTSRRIEAEAIRDGMLQITGELNLQTGGPGFNFFKTRGGLNGFPPVEKFTPDHMRRMIYAHKIRMEKVPVFGSFDCPDAGQAMPRRSLSTTAIQALNLFNSPFVYDRSTKLAERIEGEVGSDTRQQIDRAYLLTLSRLPGESEFQRISPVVQEHGLKTLCRVLLNSNEFLFLP; encoded by the coding sequence ATGCCGCCTGTCAATTGCAAGCCGGTTCAAATCCACCCGTTGCCCTTCCGGCGATTGTCTTCAACGCTCATCAGCAGACGTGCAGGTCGGGCATGTGGAGTGACCCCATCGGCGTCGTCCTTCCGATTCGGTGGATGGGCGGTTGCGTTTTGGGTGGCTATGGTCGTTCGACTGATGCCTGCTGTGGCACAGGACGTCCCCGTTGTGCAGTTCGAAGAACAAATTCGTCCGCTCCTCATTCAATATTGTGCGGACTGCCATGGGCCGGACGATCAGCAAAGCGGCCTGCGGCTGGATGCTCGCCATTCCGCATTCAGGGGAGGAAGCAGCGGGGCAGTCATTCTGCCCGGAAAGAGTGATCAGAGTGAATTAATTCGAAGAATTACCACCAGCGACTCCGACATGCAGATGCCGCCGGATGGAGAGCGACTTTCGCCGAAACAGATCAATCTTCTGAAGAGCTGGATCGATACTGGCGCGAACTGGCCGGAAACTGAGTACGACCGAGAAGCTGCCATCGACAAACGGCTCAGCCATTGGGCATTTCAGCCCATCGTGCCCGGTGAACCCCCGGCGTCGGACGATCCCCGATTCACTGCCGTGGACAGGTTTCTCGTGTCTCGTCTGAATGAGGCACGGCTTGAATATTCTCCCAGGGCGGATCGCCGGACACTGATTCGGCGAGCGTCAATCGTGCTGACGGGCCTGCTTCCTGCGCCGGAGCAGGTCGAAGAGTTCTGCAATGATCGCTCTGTGGACGCATGGCCGAGACTGATCGAACGTTTGCTTGCAAGCCCTCGCTATGGTGAACGCTGGGCTCAACACTGGCTCGATATTGTCCGCTACGCAGACACGCACGGTTTTGAGGTGAATACTCCCAGAGAAAATGCGTGGCCCTATCGGGACTATGTTATTCAGTCATTCAACGCAGATCTGCCGTACGATCAGTTTGTGCGCGAACAAATCGCTGGTGATGTGTACGGCGCTGATGCGGCCACCGGGTTTCTTGTTGCCAGCGCCGTGCTTTTGCCGGGGCAAATCGGAGCAGATGAAGAGTCGAAACGCGCTGCCAGGCAGGATGCGCTGGATGAAATGATCGTGGGAACAGGCGGAACCTTTCTTGGATTGACGATCGGATGCGCCAGATGCCACGATCATAAATTCGATCCCATCAGCGCTAAGGACTATTACTCGATGCAGGCGTTCTTTGCCGGCGTCGACTACGGGGATCGACCGATTCGAGATGCTGAAACTGAGCATCGACGACAACAGGCAAATGATCTTGCGGTGAAGATCAAAGAACTGCAGGATCGTCTTCTTCAATATGAACCCTTCGCGCTGAATGTTCGTACGCTGGTCATTGATGAACAGGACCCTCAGTTCACAACCATCCTTCAACCAGCCAATGGCCCGGGGACAAATCCCGGTGGTGTCCAGCGGGGATACCGAGACGATGGTGGGTCAAAGGAGCTTGTCGGCAATATCAGTGGCGGCCAGTACACATGGTGGAACAATCAACCCGGAAAAGACGGTCAGCCGGGCGCCGACATCATGACTTACAATCCGGGGGCTGCCGGTGTTTTTGATCTGTGGATAAGCTGGGGGGCTCACGGGAGCGGTGTGCACACTCGTGATGCTCGCTATATTCTGGATCTGGATGGCGACCTGCAGACGCTCGACGATCAGCGCGAGGTCGCAAGGATCGACCAGTATTATCTGGCAGGCATTAGCGAGGGAGATTCAGAAAAGAAGCCGCTGTGGAGCGGACTCTATCCCGTGGGACGTCTGGAATTGCAGCCTCGCTCGCGTTTGATTCTTCGGTCCGGACAAACCGGTAGCGGAATAACCGCGGATGTTATTGTCCTGCAGGAAGTTTCCCCTGACATGGCTGGTTCATTGCAAACGGCGCAGCCGATTCTGCGGCCGCCCTTGAACTTTGCAGCTAACTCGGAGCGATTCGCTCCCGTTGAAGCCAGGTTCGTTCGGTTCTCGATTCAGAACACACACAATAACGATCAGTACGAACCATGCCTCGACGAACTGGAAGTGTTTGCGTCGACCGATTCTCCTGACTTACCCGGCCAGAATATTGCACTCGCCGCTTTGGGGACAGAGCCGACCTCAAGTGGCAATCTTTCCGAAACCGGCCGCCATCAACTCAGGCACATCAACGATGGCTTGTATGGGAACGAACACAGCTGGATTTCCAATGAACGAGGTCGAGGGTGGGTCCAGCTGGAATTCCCGCGACCTTACCTGATCGATCGCGTCTCCTGGGGCCGCGATCGTACAGGCAAGTTTCGAGATCGATTGCCAGTTCGTTATTCGATTGATGTTTCTCTGGACGGCCAGGAATGGAACACCGTCGCGACAAACAGTGATCGCGCGGTAATGGATGCTCCATTTGACCTGGTGCAGGCGATGCTGCGTTCAAAATGGCTTACCTCCTCAGATGCAACAGCGACGGCCGATGGCTCAGTCACCGATCTCAATGCACTTTCGGAAGAACTGCGTCAGCTCAGTGAGCAGAAGTCCAGTTTGGAAACACCTCGCATGGTTTACGCCGGAGTGTTCCATGAGCCCGAAAAGACATTTTTGTTGCGTCGAGGTGATGCTGAACAAAGGCTCGAAGAGACAACGCCAGCGATTCCCGCGGTCTTTGTCAGTCATCCGGATGCCAAAGCGACGGGTATCGATGTGTTGATCGACCGGCAAACGCATTCTTCGCATTCGCTTGCTAAACCGCAGGTTGAGGAGTTTACTGCCGACCAGCAGCGACGATTCGCGCTGGCGAACTGGATTGGGTCAGGAAGAAATGTCCTGACCGCGCGGGTCATGGTCAATCGGATTTGGCAATATCACTTTGGTCAGGGGATCGTTGGAACCCCCAGTGATTTTGGTCTCAATGGAGAACGCCCCACACACCCGGAACTGCTGGACTGGCTCGCCAGCGAATTCATCCGCAGTGGATGGTCCGTCAAGCACATGCATCGCCTTTTGCTGATGTCCACAGCATGGCAGCAATCCAGTCATATTGAACCTGAAGCGGCAGCCATTGATCGGGGAAATCGATTGCTTTGGAGATTTACTTCTCGAAGGATTGAAGCCGAAGCGATCCGCGACGGAATGCTGCAGATTACCGGCGAGTTAAACCTTCAAACCGGAGGCCCGGGATTCAATTTCTTTAAGACCCGTGGCGGACTAAACGGCTTCCCTCCGGTTGAGAAGTTCACGCCCGATCATATGCGGCGTATGATTTACGCTCACAAGATCCGCATGGAAAAGGTGCCGGTCTTCGGGTCCTTCGACTGTCCGGACGCCGGCCAGGCAATGCCACGACGGAGTTTGTCTACAACGGCGATTCAGGCTTTGAATCTGTTTAACAGCCCGTTCGTCTACGATCGATCGACGAAACTGGCCGAACGAATTGAAGGTGAAGTTGGTTCTGACACACGGCAACAGATTGACCGCGCGTACTTGTTGACGCTTTCCAGGCTCCCCGGGGAATCCGAGTTTCAACGGATCAGTCCAGTCGTTCAGGAGCATGGATTGAAGACGCTTTGTCGTGTCCTGCTCAACAGCAACGAATTTCTCTTCCTGCCATAG
- a CDS encoding DUF1553 domain-containing protein — MVAQQTLFNDDGKPATSLIRLFVAAFSCLLFLPKLEASGDRLIEYNRDIRPILSDACFSCHGPDSASRKGDLRLDQSDAARDSGAIIPGNPDDSEMIRRILSDDHDEMMPPPEMKKELSAEHKQVLVDWIRSGAEYQKHWSLIPPQRPEVPTVTGADELMDWPKNAIDHFILKKLVENGLTPNDEADRYTLARRVSLDLTGLPPRPEVIQAFVEDRSEGAYENLVDQLLASPKWGEHRGRYWLDYARYADTHGIHFDNFREMWSYRDWVIRAFNQNMPFDQFTMENLAGDLLPDATLDQKIASGFNRCNMTTNEGGIIDEEYAVLYTRDRTETVAQVWMAMTMNCCVCHSHKFDPISQAEFYQMSAFFNNSTQKVRDGNVKDTPPVIVVPRNEDRARFEELPALIASAGSQVKERRRLARPEFDAWQMEASAASLGPQISAEQLVMQALLNEGDGRQVEMKVDELAQTVDLNDSATWKDAPGGKALSVQGVACELPHFGDFESTEPFSASVWLNIPASDGSGPVCARMDSSNAYRGWDVWVQQRRIGMHIIHSWPDKGLKVVSKEQLPANEWVHVAISYDGSRKASGLKIYINGKSQAANIENDKLDDSTIRTEVPFRIGQRSGNEAFTGDVQDLRIYRRVLSPDEADAIAQRSRYEATLAKPTDQRSVDELDQLYSFWLNRFDQPFRQLTSEHAALKKEEADIRARGTIAHVMNERDEPATAYVLHRGEYDQRREQVFPATPTAILGYPEDAAKNRLGFAKWLMRPDHPLTARVTVNRYWQEIFGTGIVRTAGDFGVSGELPSHPELLDWLSIEFRDSGWDIKKLVKLIVLSATYRQSAVVSAQKLDNDPSNRLLSRGPRFRMDAEMIRDYALAASGLLVDRIGGPSVKPYQPAGVWEAIAMNVSNTRSYQRDSGESLYRRSMYTFVKRMAPPASMDIFNAPSREFCVVRRERTNTPLQALATLNDEQMIEAARHLAQQLIVTAENDVEKRWDQLAMRVLCREFHTREKAVLRGSLKQLSNWYQEHSEEAAALVKVGESVADPSLDVIELATWTMICNEVMNLDEVVTK; from the coding sequence ATGGTCGCTCAACAAACATTGTTCAACGATGATGGCAAACCCGCGACAAGTCTGATCCGTTTGTTCGTTGCTGCCTTTTCATGCCTTCTCTTCCTCCCGAAGTTGGAAGCATCCGGCGACAGGCTCATTGAATACAATCGCGACATCCGGCCAATTCTTTCGGACGCCTGCTTTTCCTGCCATGGTCCGGATAGCGCGTCACGGAAAGGGGATCTGCGACTGGACCAGTCTGACGCTGCGCGAGATTCGGGAGCCATCATTCCCGGGAACCCAGACGACAGCGAAATGATTCGTCGGATTCTCAGCGACGACCATGATGAGATGATGCCGCCGCCGGAGATGAAAAAAGAACTGTCTGCTGAACACAAACAAGTGCTGGTCGACTGGATCAGGAGCGGGGCCGAATATCAGAAACACTGGTCCCTGATTCCTCCACAACGTCCCGAGGTACCAACCGTCACTGGTGCAGACGAATTGATGGACTGGCCGAAGAATGCGATCGACCATTTCATTCTGAAGAAACTGGTTGAGAATGGCCTGACTCCGAACGATGAGGCCGATCGCTACACACTGGCACGTCGCGTGAGTCTGGATCTGACCGGATTACCCCCGCGACCTGAAGTCATTCAGGCATTTGTGGAAGATCGTTCTGAAGGAGCCTATGAAAATCTGGTTGATCAGTTGCTGGCCTCGCCAAAGTGGGGTGAGCATCGCGGACGTTACTGGCTTGATTACGCTCGTTACGCCGATACCCACGGAATTCACTTTGACAACTTCCGTGAGATGTGGTCGTACCGCGACTGGGTCATCCGGGCATTCAACCAGAATATGCCATTCGACCAGTTCACAATGGAGAATCTTGCTGGTGATCTGCTTCCCGATGCGACCCTGGATCAAAAAATTGCCAGCGGCTTCAATCGTTGCAACATGACAACCAACGAAGGTGGCATCATCGACGAAGAGTATGCCGTGCTGTACACGCGCGATCGAACCGAAACGGTTGCACAGGTCTGGATGGCGATGACTATGAACTGCTGCGTCTGCCATAGTCACAAGTTCGATCCGATCAGTCAGGCTGAATTTTACCAGATGTCGGCCTTCTTCAACAACAGCACACAGAAAGTTCGCGACGGCAACGTTAAAGATACTCCCCCGGTTATTGTTGTGCCAAGAAATGAAGACCGGGCCCGGTTCGAAGAATTGCCAGCACTGATAGCCAGTGCGGGCAGTCAGGTGAAAGAACGACGCAGGCTGGCCCGTCCGGAGTTCGATGCATGGCAAATGGAGGCAAGTGCGGCCTCACTCGGTCCGCAGATTTCTGCTGAGCAACTTGTCATGCAGGCATTGCTCAACGAAGGGGATGGTCGACAAGTGGAGATGAAGGTCGATGAATTGGCTCAAACCGTTGATCTGAACGACTCCGCAACCTGGAAGGACGCGCCAGGCGGAAAGGCGTTGTCGGTGCAGGGCGTTGCGTGTGAACTGCCGCACTTCGGCGATTTTGAATCAACCGAGCCGTTTTCTGCCTCCGTTTGGCTGAACATACCGGCGAGCGATGGCAGTGGCCCCGTGTGTGCCCGAATGGACAGCAGCAACGCCTATCGGGGTTGGGATGTGTGGGTGCAGCAACGGCGTATTGGTATGCACATTATTCATTCATGGCCCGATAAGGGTTTGAAGGTTGTCAGCAAAGAGCAGCTTCCGGCGAATGAATGGGTACATGTTGCGATCAGCTACGACGGAAGTCGCAAGGCGTCTGGTCTGAAGATCTACATCAACGGCAAGTCGCAGGCAGCCAATATCGAAAACGATAAGCTGGACGATTCCACGATCCGAACCGAAGTGCCGTTTCGAATTGGTCAGCGGAGCGGGAATGAAGCATTCACCGGGGATGTTCAGGACCTCCGAATTTATCGCCGCGTTCTGTCGCCTGACGAAGCAGATGCGATTGCCCAGCGCAGTCGATATGAAGCCACTCTTGCCAAACCGACCGATCAGCGAAGCGTGGATGAACTGGACCAGCTCTACTCGTTCTGGCTGAATCGGTTCGATCAGCCTTTCCGGCAGTTAACATCGGAGCACGCGGCTCTGAAGAAGGAAGAGGCTGACATCCGAGCACGGGGCACAATTGCACATGTCATGAACGAACGCGATGAACCAGCCACCGCCTACGTCCTGCACCGGGGCGAGTATGATCAGCGGCGCGAACAAGTGTTTCCTGCCACACCAACCGCAATCCTTGGCTATCCGGAGGATGCGGCGAAGAATCGACTGGGTTTTGCGAAATGGCTGATGCGTCCGGACCATCCGCTGACCGCTCGCGTCACCGTCAATCGCTATTGGCAGGAGATCTTTGGTACCGGGATCGTTCGGACAGCAGGTGACTTTGGTGTCTCTGGCGAACTCCCGTCTCATCCTGAATTGCTCGACTGGCTTTCCATTGAGTTTCGCGATTCGGGATGGGACATCAAGAAACTTGTCAAACTGATCGTCTTGTCTGCGACCTATCGCCAGTCGGCTGTTGTCTCTGCTCAAAAGCTGGACAACGATCCGTCGAACCGTCTGCTGTCACGCGGCCCGCGTTTTCGTATGGATGCTGAGATGATTCGCGACTACGCTCTTGCTGCAAGTGGATTGCTGGTCGACAGGATCGGCGGGCCCAGTGTCAAACCTTACCAGCCGGCTGGGGTCTGGGAGGCGATTGCGATGAATGTCAGCAATACTCGCAGCTATCAGCGTGATTCGGGAGAATCGCTGTATCGCCGCAGCATGTACACCTTTGTGAAACGCATGGCACCTCCGGCTTCGATGGACATCTTCAACGCTCCCAGTCGGGAATTCTGCGTTGTACGTCGCGAACGAACCAACACACCGCTGCAGGCCCTTGCCACACTAAACGATGAACAAATGATTGAAGCGGCCCGCCATCTTGCTCAGCAATTGATTGTGACAGCCGAAAATGATGTCGAAAAACGCTGGGATCAATTGGCTATGCGAGTGCTTTGTCGTGAGTTTCATACCCGGGAAAAAGCTGTGTTACGCGGTTCACTCAAGCAACTCTCGAACTGGTATCAGGAACATTCGGAAGAAGCCGCAGCGTTGGTGAAGGTGGGGGAGAGTGTTGCTGATCCATCGCTGGATGTGATTGAACTCGCCACATGGACGATGATTTGTAACGAAGTGATGAACCTGGACGAAGTTGTCACCAAATAG
- a CDS encoding DUF1501 domain-containing protein → MLNELQRNITRRYLFSRGSHLLGTAALASLMGPDAMRCPVAGGAEIPSSNPGHAGAIPTTLPQKVRNVIYLHMVGGPSQLDLYDYKPQMNDWYDKDLPESVRNGQRLTTMTSGQARFPIAPSMFKFEQAGQCGMWVTELLPWTKKVVDDMAFVRSMYTEAINHEPAVSLLQTGNQVTGRPCLGSWMSYGLGSLNENLPAFVVMVARPTNTEQVQAISARLWSSGYLPGEHAATALRTAGDPILFINNPDGVSSNVRRTTLDGISKLNELNYRAIGDPEIHTRIQQYELAFRMQSSVPELTDIASESQSTFELYGDAAKQPGTLANTMLLARRMVERGVRFVQIYHNNWDTHANAAGRLPDQCRDLDQATYGLINDLKNRGMFDETLIIWGGEFGRTIYSQGGLSKTNYGRDHHPRCFTMWMAGGGFKGGTIYGETDDFSYNIVRDPVHIRDFHATVLHQLGYEHERMTFKYQGLDQRLTGVLPSRVVHEILS, encoded by the coding sequence ATGTTGAATGAACTGCAAAGAAATATCACCCGGCGATACCTGTTTTCCAGGGGATCACATCTGCTTGGCACGGCTGCGCTGGCATCGCTGATGGGGCCGGATGCCATGAGATGCCCTGTCGCCGGAGGTGCAGAAATCCCGTCTTCGAATCCCGGGCATGCCGGTGCCATTCCAACCACGTTGCCGCAAAAGGTCAGGAATGTCATCTACCTGCATATGGTGGGCGGCCCATCGCAGCTGGACCTTTACGACTATAAGCCTCAGATGAATGACTGGTACGACAAGGATCTGCCCGAGTCTGTCCGTAACGGTCAACGACTCACAACTATGACCAGCGGTCAGGCTCGGTTTCCGATTGCTCCCAGTATGTTCAAGTTTGAACAGGCGGGACAGTGCGGCATGTGGGTGACAGAGTTACTTCCCTGGACAAAGAAAGTCGTTGACGACATGGCCTTTGTTCGGAGCATGTACACGGAAGCTATTAATCATGAACCAGCCGTTAGTCTCCTGCAGACAGGGAACCAGGTCACGGGGCGACCTTGTCTCGGATCATGGATGTCGTACGGACTTGGATCACTGAATGAGAACCTTCCCGCTTTCGTCGTTATGGTCGCCCGTCCAACCAACACCGAACAGGTTCAGGCGATTAGCGCTCGCTTGTGGTCATCAGGTTACCTGCCGGGAGAACATGCTGCCACGGCACTGCGAACAGCTGGGGATCCAATCCTGTTTATCAATAATCCGGATGGTGTTTCGTCGAATGTTCGGCGAACGACGCTCGACGGTATCTCGAAACTGAATGAGCTGAATTATCGGGCGATAGGAGATCCGGAAATTCATACTCGCATTCAGCAATATGAACTGGCCTTTCGCATGCAGAGCAGTGTGCCGGAACTCACCGATATCGCGAGCGAATCACAATCGACGTTCGAACTCTACGGGGACGCCGCAAAGCAGCCGGGCACTCTGGCCAACACGATGCTGCTCGCGCGTCGAATGGTGGAACGCGGTGTTCGCTTCGTCCAGATTTATCACAACAACTGGGATACCCACGCGAATGCCGCCGGACGACTGCCCGATCAATGTCGGGACCTGGATCAGGCAACATACGGACTTATCAATGATCTGAAGAACCGAGGCATGTTCGATGAGACACTGATTATCTGGGGCGGCGAATTCGGTCGAACGATCTATTCCCAGGGTGGTTTGTCGAAAACCAATTATGGGCGCGATCATCATCCGCGATGCTTTACGATGTGGATGGCAGGCGGTGGATTCAAGGGCGGTACGATCTACGGTGAGACAGATGACTTCTCCTACAATATCGTTCGAGACCCGGTACACATCCGTGATTTTCATGCCACTGTTCTGCATCAACTCGGCTACGAACACGAAAGAATGACGTTCAAGTATCAGGGCCTCGACCAGCGACTGACCGGTGTCCTGCCTTCCCGCGTTGTGCACGAAATCCTGAGTTAA
- a CDS encoding macro domain-containing protein yields MRVTVVEGNIVNQPVEVIVNAWNRNIIPWWLLLPQGVSGTIKRAAGLAPFRELARLGPLPLGHAVETSAGRLPIRAIIHVAGINMFWRSTERSIRDSVRNAVLLAADRKYRSMAIPLIGAGTGGRDAGTVLAWIEDELSRCQYDGEIRIVQFRKSLTDSTA; encoded by the coding sequence ATGCGGGTAACTGTTGTTGAGGGCAACATTGTCAATCAGCCCGTGGAAGTCATTGTCAATGCATGGAATCGCAACATCATTCCATGGTGGCTGCTGCTTCCGCAGGGTGTCTCCGGAACGATAAAACGTGCCGCTGGTTTGGCACCGTTCCGCGAACTTGCCCGTCTCGGCCCGCTGCCACTGGGCCATGCTGTAGAGACATCAGCCGGTCGTTTGCCAATTCGGGCAATCATCCACGTTGCCGGAATCAACATGTTCTGGCGATCAACAGAACGTTCTATTCGTGACAGTGTAAGAAATGCTGTTCTGTTGGCAGCGGACAGGAAGTATCGTTCGATGGCCATACCTCTGATTGGTGCCGGGACAGGTGGTCGAGATGCTGGTACGGTTTTAGCGTGGATTGAGGATGAACTCAGCCGGTGTCAGTACGATGGTGAAATTCGCATTGTTCAATTCAGGAAATCACTCACCGATTCAACTGCGTGA
- a CDS encoding MBL fold metallo-hydrolase, producing the protein MPISTMTIMGTGTSVGVPMAGCECEVCLSTNPKNHRYRSGVLVRAPRGNFLIDTGPELRLQLVREKIRWIHAVLFTHAHADHILGLDDLRIFGFRLEHQAADAAKEEAERAGLPFDEEQFLRQNPISIPLYCEEVVESSLRDVFSYAFADPSKQSHRYATPRLRFETIHHGSTFDMLGLPVTPIRLKHGELPILGFRIGNVAFCTDVSTVPAESRDLLRNLDVLIIDALRYEPHPTHLSVDGALKVIRQLEPRQAYLTHMSHSLDYDKLCSELPSHVRPAFDGLEIEICRS; encoded by the coding sequence ATGCCAATCAGTACGATGACGATCATGGGCACCGGCACAAGTGTCGGCGTCCCCATGGCCGGATGTGAATGTGAAGTTTGTCTTTCAACGAACCCAAAGAATCATCGGTATCGATCCGGCGTGCTCGTCCGAGCTCCACGAGGAAATTTCCTAATCGACACGGGCCCGGAACTACGACTTCAGCTCGTCCGCGAAAAGATTCGATGGATCCACGCGGTCCTGTTCACACATGCCCACGCGGATCACATCCTTGGCCTGGATGATCTGCGAATTTTCGGATTTCGGCTCGAGCATCAGGCGGCCGATGCTGCAAAAGAGGAGGCAGAAAGAGCTGGTCTGCCGTTCGACGAGGAACAATTTCTCCGACAGAATCCGATTTCGATACCGCTCTACTGTGAAGAAGTTGTCGAATCGAGCCTTCGCGATGTGTTCTCTTACGCGTTTGCTGATCCATCAAAACAGTCTCACCGCTATGCAACCCCGCGACTGAGATTTGAAACAATTCACCATGGCAGCACGTTCGACATGCTTGGCCTGCCGGTCACACCAATTCGACTCAAACACGGCGAACTGCCAATCCTGGGGTTCCGAATCGGCAACGTCGCATTTTGCACAGACGTTTCTACGGTGCCTGCAGAAAGTCGCGACTTACTCAGGAACCTGGATGTTCTCATCATCGACGCACTGCGATATGAACCCCACCCCACCCATCTGAGCGTTGATGGTGCACTGAAAGTCATTCGCCAACTCGAACCTCGACAAGCTTACCTGACTCACATGTCGCATTCGCTGGACTATGACAAGTTATGCAGCGAACTGCCCAGTCATGTTCGCCCGGCTTTTGACGGCCTTGAAATTGAGATCTGCCGGTCATGA